From Oryza sativa Japonica Group chromosome 4, ASM3414082v1, one genomic window encodes:
- the LOC136356145 gene encoding uncharacterized protein, which translates to MHQRMLQQPEQQQQQFGPPPPQSKLLEFLRVRPPTFSSTTNPMEAKDWFHAIEKKLNLLQCNDHEKVAFATRGPASAWWDNHMATHLPGTEVTWAEFCRSFRKAQVPDGVVAQKKREFRALHQGNRTVTEYLHEFNRLARYEPEDVRTDAEKQEKFLAGLDDELTNQLISGDYADFEKLVDKAIRQEDQCNKMDRKRKTAQFQSNQGSHQRPRFTPGQQGGPMSRPRKLHFPER; encoded by the coding sequence atgcaccagaggatgctgCAGCAgcctgagcagcagcagcagcagtttggtccccctccccctcagtccaagctGCTGGAGTTTCTacgcgtcaggccacccaccttctctagcaccaccaaccccatggaggcAAAGGACTGGTTCCATGCCATTGAAAAGAAGCTCAATCTTCTACAGTGCAATGATCACGAGAAAGTCGCCTTCGCTACACGAGGTCCCGcatcagcttggtgggacaatcacatggcTACCCACCTGCCAGGCACAGAAgtcacttgggcggagttctgtcgcagcttcaggaaggcgcaggtgccagacggggtTGTGGCAcagaagaagagggaattccgggcaCTTCACCAGGGCAACAGGACAGTGACCGAGTACCtgcatgagttcaatcgcctagCACGATATGAACCGGAGGATGTCCGCACTGACGCAGAGAAACAGGAGAAGTTCCTAGCAGGcctggatgacgagctgaccaaccagttgatctcCGGGGATTATGCTGACTTCGAGAAGCTGGTAGACAAGGCAATCCGCCAGGAGGATCAGTGCAACAAAATGGACAGGAAGAGAAAGACAGCTCAGTTCCAGTCCAACCAAGGAAGTCACCAGCGACCGCGCTTCACTCCAGGACAGCAGGGTGGGCCtatgtcgcgaccgagaaaattgcattttcccgaacgctag